DNA from Tachysurus fulvidraco isolate hzauxx_2018 chromosome 16, HZAU_PFXX_2.0, whole genome shotgun sequence:
ctatactatacaatacacacataaataacactatacaatacaatacacacataaataacactatactatacaatacacacataaataacactatactatacaatacacacataaataacactatactatacaatacacacataaataacactatactatacaatacacacataaataacactatactatacaatacacacattaataacactatactatactatacacacataaataacactatactatactatacacacataaataacactatactatacacacataaataacactatactatacaatacacacataaataacactatactatactatacacacataaataacactatactatacaatacacacataaataacactatactatacacacataaataacactatactatacaatacacacataaataacactatactatacaatacacacataaataacactatactgtacaatacacacataaataacactatacaatacaatacacacataaataacactatactatacaatacacacataaataacactatactatacaatacacacataaataacactatactgtacaatacacacataaataacactatacaatacaatacacacataaataacactatacaatacaatacacacataaataacactatactatacaatacacacaaataacactatatacaatacacacataaataacactatactatacacacataaataacactatactatacaatacacacataaataacactatacaatgcaagacaatacagatgtgatacaatatagacattatgagtattaaatatgaatacagaatatatacataaagtgtacttgtaaagctgtgtagttgtgagtgtagagcttcaGGTGAGACACAAGCTGCTCTCACATGTAGAACATCAACTATTgtgttcctgatactttcgattttatcagtgaaaaaTCTCATAAATTCCTCATTACTGAACTGTGATGAAATAATAGTGTGTTCACATTTCTGggttttgttaaactagccactgtgctaaataaaacccTGGGGTTGTTATTATGGGGTTATTTCCTaagagtttgctcaggtgctcagagccctagcagcttttagagcctgtctatagctgggcATTCTGTCCTTATACAGagttataataacctctaatttagtttttctccactttcgctcgaggttacgggtctccctcttgagggtgtgagtatgactgtTATACCCCAGGGcaggtgttttatctctaaccttctgtaatcagATGGGaaaacagtgtctaatgtgctagtgaatatagcgcctatgctgttagtcattacatctaggtcgtttgagtttgagggtacagtaagaagtccagacagatcaggcaggttatttgtaaATCTGTCTTTAGGGGTCAGAATAATAGTTGTACCGAGTCGATAAcatggtgagacacagttagtctgttctctaggtagtgtgtacagtatgaggtaatggtctgtgatgtcatcactttgaggtatgatatctatatcagtgacatctattctgtgtgatattattaaatctagcgTGCGATTAAGATGACGAGtcgctctagtgatgttttgtttaagcccaagtgagttaGTAAGTCTATAAATGATTACATGGTAACGATAATCAGCATTACACACTTTATCCACACAAGTAAACCTGCTCTCTCATCCAGCAGCTGTAGTGTGATCTGGAGAGTCgtttatgtttaatgttgctTACTGAACTACTGATTGTGTTTCTAACAATGCAGACagatacaaaaacacatcatatatttctgtttcatttcaggGACAGAACCAGAGCGGATCTCCTGGAGCAGGGGGTGGGAAAAAGGATGACAAGGTGAAAGAACGAGTGCATTTTACACCAGGACATGAATACAGTTTACAGCACGTCTCTTTCCCTCCTCATTAAACACTGCATTCTTTATCTCAACACCGTTAACAggataagaagaagaaatacgAGCCGCCGGTCCCGACCCGAATCGgcaagaggaggaagaaaaggtCCAAGGGACCAGACGCAGCCAGCAAACTGCCGTTAGGTACGCGAagcttttctgtgtgtttgttatagaAATATTCTGAAACTCTTCATCATCACTTTAGGATCTgtgattattttgtatattaataCACCAAGTACAAACGTAGCACAAGTCAATTTCCTGTCAGCTGCCCTGACTTCCTGTTGTATCCCATTTTAACGCCTCTGACGTCTGGAGTGTTGATTAATCAGACCTCTTTATAGAGGAAGACTTCCTGTGTTTACTGGCAAAAATAGTtctttaatgaaataaacattCCACAGAAgtgctttgtgtcagtgtgtatttaaataaacctgaatgtttgtgtgtgtgtgcgtgtgtgtgtgtgtgcgtgtgtgtgtgtgtgtgtgtgtgtgtgttgcgcaGTGAAGCCACACACTCAGTGCAGACTGAAGCTGCTGAAGCAGGAGCGCATTAAAGATTACCTGCTGATGGAGGAGGAGTTCATTAGGAACCAGGAACAGCTGAAACCTTTGGAGGACCAGGAGGTCAggagctctgtctgtctgtcactctgtctgtctgtctgtcactctgtctgtctgtctgtcactctgtctgtctgtctgtcactctgtctgtcactctgtctgtcactctgtcactctgtctgtcactctgtcactctgtctgtgtgtccgtcactctgtctgtgtgtccgtcactctgtctgtgtgtccgtcactctgtctgtgtgtccgtcactctgtctgtgtgtccgtcactctgtctgtgtgtccgtcactctgtctgtgtgtctgtcactctgtgtgtctgtcactctgtgtgtctgtcactctgtctgtccgtcACTCTGTCTGCCCCCCCTGAGTGTCTTTGTGACTGTGTAAACAGGAGGAGAGATCGAAGGTTGATGATTTGAGAGGGACACCGATGTCTGTGGGGAATCTGGAGGAGGTCATTGATGACACTCACGCCATCGTGTCCACCTCAGTGGGCTCAGAGCACTACGTCAGCATCCTGTCTTTTGTGGATAAAGACCTTCTGGAGCCAGGCTGCTCTGTCCTGCTCAACCACAAGGTGGAGATAAAAACCTAaaaatctgtataaaaaaatctataaatacaAGCTGAGTTCCAGAATGTGCTTCAAGGTTCAAGtcagaaactttatttatttctgaagaagaagataaatcaatttgtgtatgtgtgtatgtgtgtctgtgtgtctgtgtgtgtctgtgtgtgtctgtgtgtgtctgtgtgtctgtgtgtgtctgtgtgtctgtgtgtctgtgtgtgtctgtgtgtgtgtgtctgtgtgtgtgtgtctgtgtgtgtgtgtctgtgtgtgtgtctgtgtgtgtgtgtgtgtctgtgtgtgtgtgtgtgtctgtgtgtgtgtgtgtgtctgtgtgtgtgtgtgtgtctgtgtgtgtgtgtgtgtctgtgtgtgtgtgtgtgtctgtgtgtgtgtgtgtgtctgtgtgtgtgtgtgtctgtgtgtgtgtgtgtgtgtgtgtctgtgtgtgtgtgtgtctgtgtgtgtgtgtgtgtctgtgtgtgtgtgtctgtgtgtgtgtgtctgtgtgtgtgtgtctgtgtgtgcgtctgtgtgtgtgcgtctgtgtgtgcgtccgtgtgtgcgtccgtgtgtgcgtccgtgtgtgcgtccgtgtgtgcgtccgtgtgtgcgtccgtgtgtgcgtccgtgtgtgcgtccgtgtgtgcgtccgtgtgtgcgtccgtgtgtgcgtccgtgtgtgcgtccgtgtgtgcgtccgtgtgtgtgtgtttgaaccgTTCAGGTCCACGCTGTCATCGGTGTGCTGATGGATGACATTGATCCCCTGGTGACGGTGATGAAGGTGGAGACAGCTCCACAGGAGACATACGCTGATATCGGTGGACTCGACAGTCAGATCCAAGAGATCAAGGCAAGACCTACACACACCACCTCCTTGTCACGacctacacacacctccttGTCATGTCCTACACACACCTCCTTGTCACGacctacacacacctccttGTCACGACCTACACACACCACCTCCTTGTCACGacctacacacacctccttGTCATGttctacacacacctccttgTCATGTCCTACACACACCTCCTTGTCACGacctacacacacctccttGTCACGACCTACACACACCACCTCCTCACGACCTACACACACCACCTCCTCACGATCTACACACACCACCTcctacaacccacacacacctcctccttgtcacgacctacacacacctcctccttgtcacgacctacacacacctcctccttgtcacgacctacacacacctcctccttgtcacgacctacacacacctcctccttgtcacgacctacacacacctcctccttgtcacgacctacacacacctcctcctTGTCACGACCTACACACACCACCTCCTCACGACCCGCACACACCACCTCCTCATGACCCGCGCACACCACCTCCTCACGACCCGCGCACACCACCTCCTCACGACCCGCACACACCACCTCCTCACGACCCGCGCACACACCACCTCCTCACGACCCGCGCACACACCACCTCCTCACGACCCGCAAAAACACCACCTCCTCACgacctgcacacacaccacctcctcacgacctgcacacacaccacctcctcACGACCCGCAAAAACACCACCTCCTCACGACCTGCACACACCACCTCGTCACGACCTACACACACCACCTCCTCACGACCCGCACACACCTCCTCCTCACGACCCGCACACACCTCCTCCTCACGACCCGCACACACCTCCTCCTCACGACCCGCACACACCTCCTCCTCACGACCCGCACACACCACCTCGTCACGACCCGCACACACCACCTCCTCACGACCCGCACACACCACCTCCTCACGACCCGCACACACCACCTCCTCACGACCCGCACACACCTCCTCGTCACGACTCGCAATGATCCgagactacagtgtgtgtgtgtttgtgtgtgtctgtgtgtttgttctgatgTACAGGAGTCAGTGGAGCTGCCTCTCACACACCCAGAGTATTATCAGGAGATGGGCATTAAACCTCCTAAAGGAGTCATTCTGTATGGACCTCCAGGAACTGGTTcgtaccatcatcatcatcatcatctcaatTATTCCAACATTGTTCACTTCTCTGTCACATCATAAGATCTTGTCTGTTCTGTTATCAGCTCATCTGTTTGTTCTATAAGCCGAGGCTCAGTGTGTCTCAGCGTTATTACATATTATCTTTAAACATGTGAAACACtttgtttactgtattattGAATATTAACACGAATCATTAACTGTAGCTATAAACAGACATAAAGGTGTAATAAAGGTGTCACTCAGTATGTTACTATAGCAGTGTTTTTCTCTGGTTAACTCTTCACTGCAGGTAAAACTCTTCTGGCCAAAGCAGTAGCCAATCAGACGTCAGCGACGTTCCTGCGTGTGGTCGGTTCCGAGCTGATCCAGAAGTACCTGGGTGACGGACCCAAACTGGTGCGTGAGCTTTTCCGAGTGGCCGAGGAATACGCGCCATCTATCGTGTTCATCGATGAGATCGACGCCATCGGGACTAAGAGGTACGACGGCACTGCAGTTTAATCTGACGTCATGTACCTACAGATTTAATGAGGAATATCAGAATTAAACATCAGCAGCAGTTCaaataatattatacaatagTATTGCAATTCTATCAAATAGTCTCtgtaaaatatgcaaataaatcaataaatgataaatatatagatttaacATTAGCATATGTACTTAATCAtagcaataattaataatatacagttaattaaatgcaacacacattagctgttaaatatttgtcaaattttattttatttaagtatttaaaactttttaaatatttatcacaAATATAATCagtgtatttaaatgtaatagaaTCCATTAATATAGagtaatttaatatttaattatttacacaatgagtattgtttatgtttaaatctataatgcaaataattgtttaaaactatttaaaataaataacgcAGATAAAGAAAAAGGTTCCTATTAACtctgaaaaacaaattaacaagaTACAAATTGAAAGAAGAAACAAGATTTTGCAGTTTTATTCATTGACCTTAATCGTTTAAACCTCAGATTAAACCTCAGATAAGGTTAGACACAAGACTGAATGGTCTGATCTCTAAGCTTCATCCGATCTCCTGCTTCTCTGCAGGTATGAGTCCAACTCCGGCGGCGAGCGTGAGATCCAGAGGACGTTGTTGGAGCTCCTCAATCAGCTGGACGGATTCGACTCGCGTGGAGACGTTAAAGTCATCATGGCTACAAACCGCGTCGAAACCCTTGACCCTGCGCTCATCAGACCAGGTAAACTTCCAGTCAGGTCCATTCCAAACCAGTCCAGACCAATTCAGTCCaaaccagaccagaccagaccaatTCAGTCCAGACCAGTTCTGACCGGTTCAGACCAGCACTGAGCCCAATCCTGAGAATAAAATCTACTAAAATGATAaactgttacagaaaacatcacaaaaTAAAAGACTAATTAAATGAAGGTCTGTAAAgagaatgaatataaattatgAAGTGAATTATAAACATTGTGTACAGAAAACATCCAGCTAGtaaattatatacaataaaagTCTGTAATGAGAccgaataaatattatataatacagatTTGTTTACACTTTCAGTCAGTGAGTTGAAATGATTTGACACAGAACTTTATCATCAGGATGTTGTGTGGTTGTTAAATTCAGGTCGGATTGATCGTAAGATTGAGTTTCCGCTGCCGGACGAGAAAACCAAGAAAAGAATTTTCCAGATCCACACGAGCCGGATGACTCTGGCTGATGATATCAGTGTTGATGAACTCATACTGGCAAAAGATGACCTTTCTGGAGCCGACATcaaggtgtgtgagtgtgcgggagtgtgagtgtgcgagtgctGAAGATGAAGCTGATATAACAGTCCTCTAACAGCACAGCACTGAATATTTAACTCTTCTTATAACAAAGACACTGattagaattttatatataaaactgtcaatttttatttagttatcaTTCTGTTTAGTCTTAATGTTGTAGAATGACCACAAAACATGATCCTGTCTCTTCTTATAGCAGCTATTAACtctttcctgtctgtgtgtgtctgtgtgtgtctgtgtgtgtctgtgtgtgtctgtgtgtgtctgtgtgtgtctgtgtgtgtctgtgtgtgtgtgtgtgtgtgtgttaggcgaTCTGCACCGAGGCTGGACTCATGGCACTGCGTGAGCGCAGGATGAAAGTCAGTAATGAAGATTTTAAGAAGTCTAAAGAGAATGTGTTGTATAAGAAACAGGAGGGGACTCCAGAAAGCATGTAcctgtaa
Protein-coding regions in this window:
- the LOC113648000 gene encoding 26S proteasome regulatory subunit 4-like, with translation MGQNQSGSPGAGGGKKDDKDKKKKYEPPVPTRIGKRRKKRSKGPDAASKLPLVKPHTQCRLKLLKQERIKDYLLMEEEFIRNQEQLKPLEDQEEERSKVDDLRGTPMSVGNLEEVIDDTHAIVSTSVGSEHYVSILSFVDKDLLEPGCSVLLNHKVHAVIGVLMDDIDPLVTVMKVETAPQETYADIGGLDSQIQEIKESVELPLTHPEYYQEMGIKPPKGVILYGPPGTGKTLLAKAVANQTSATFLRVVGSELIQKYLGDGPKLVRELFRVAEEYAPSIVFIDEIDAIGTKRYESNSGGEREIQRTLLELLNQLDGFDSRGDVKVIMATNRVETLDPALIRPGRIDRKIEFPLPDEKTKKRIFQIHTSRMTLADDISVDELILAKDDLSGADIKAICTEAGLMALRERRMKVSNEDFKKSKENVLYKKQEGTPESMYL